The DNA window GAGCAACATTCCGGGCGGATTTTGTTTGCGAAAGACGCCTATACAAAGCGGCGCATCGCCAGCATTACGAAAATTATGACCGCCATTTTGGCGATTGAGTCCGGGAAGCTTGATGATACAGTGACGATCAGCGCCCGCGCCGTCCGGACGGAAGGGTCGTCGATTTACTTGCGTCAAGGGGAGAAAATAAAACTGCGCGACCTCGTATACGGACTGATGCTTCGTTCCGGCAATGACGCCGCGGTCGCCATCGCTGAACATGTCGGCGGCAGTGTCGAGGGGTTTGTGTTTTTAATGAACGAAAAGGCGGCTGAAATCGGGATGCGCGATACGGAATTTGCCAATCCGCACGGGCTGGACGATGCGGAAAACCATTATTCAACCGCTTACGACATGGCGTTGTTGATGCAATATGCGATGAAAAATAAAGAGTTTCGCCGCATTTCCGGAACGAAAGTGTACCGTGCTCCTGCCCCGCCTGGTGAAGACGGGGCGCGTGTATGGCGGAATAAAAATAAGCTGTTGACAAGCCTTTACGAATATTGCACCGGCGGCAAAACCGGCTATACGAAACGGGCGCACCGCACACTTGTGACGACAGCGTCGAAAGACGGCATCGAGTTGATCGCGGTGACATTGGACGCTCCGGACGACTGGAACGATCATATCGCCATGTATGAGTATGGGTTTTCCAACTACCATATCGCAAAAGTCAGCGGCGAGCGGGTCGTGAAGAAAATTTCCGACCCGTTTTACGAGGGGCGGCTTCGGGCAGCCCGCGATTTGCAATATCCGGTGACCGAACAGGAGACGGGGGAGCTGCGGGTGAAAGTATATTTGTTGGAGCCGCGCGATGAATGGAAGGAACCCCCGAGCCGCGCGCCGACCGCAGTCGGAAAAGCGGTGCTTTATTTGAACAAACAGGCGGTTGATGCGGTGCCGCTTTTTTATGAGCCGGAGAAGGGCAAAAGCAGCCGGGGGTTCTTTTGGCAAGTATTTCGGTTTTTAGGTGTGAGAAGCGATGGTTAACCTCATTTGGGTGATGATGGCGGTCATCGGCATCGCCTTTGCTGCGGCCAACGGCACGATGGAGGAAGTGAACAAGGCGGTGTTCGAAAGCGCCAAAGAAGCGGTGATGATCAGCATCGGCATGATCAGCATTTTAGTGTTTTGGCTTGGATTGATGGCGATCGCTGAGCGGGCCGGCTTGCTTCATAAAGTCGCGCGCCTGTTCATGCCCGTTGTGCGCCGCCTGTTCCCGGAAGTGCCGCCCGGCCATCCGGCGCTCGGCTACATCGTTTCGAACATGGTCGCCAATATGTTCGGCCTTGGCAATGCAGCGACGCCGATGGGCATTAAGGCGATGGAGCAGCTGAAGCGGCTCAACGGCGGCAGCGACGAGGCGAGCCGGTCGATGGTGACGTTTTTAGCCATTAATACGTCAAGCATTACCCTCATTCCGGCGACTGTCATCTCGATTCGGATGACGTACGGTTCGGCGTCGCCGGGCGAAATTATCGGCACGACAGTCGTCGCCTCGACGGTTTCGACGATTGGGGCGGTATTGATTGACCGGTATTATTATTGGAAACGGATGCGGAAAGGCAGGAAGCCATGATGGCCATCGTCCAGCTTCTTTCAGTTTGGCTCATTCCGGGGCTCATCGCCTTTATTTTGCTCTATGGCACGGTAAAAAAAGTGCCGACGTACGAGGCGTTTGTCGAAGGCGGCAAAGAAGGGATCGAAATTGCGTTTTCGCTCATTCCATATTTAGTCGGCATGTTAGTATCGGTCGCGATTTTCCGTGCATCCGGGGCGCTTGAGGCGCTGATGGCGGCGATCAAGCCGTTCGCTGCGGCCATCGGGCTGCCGGCCGAAGTCGTTCCGCTCGCCGCGATTCGCACGATTTCCGGCACGGCCGCGCTCGGCATGACGACCGATTTAATTGCCACATACGGCCCTGACTCGTTTATCGGACGCCTCGCTTCCACCATCCAAGGCAGCACCGAGACGACGCTTTATGTGCTCACCGTCTATTTTGGCGCCGTCGGCGTCAAAAAAATGGGCGACGCGTTAAAAGTCGGCGTTTTAGCGGACATTCTTAGCTTTATCGTTTCCTTTTTCATCGTCTTGTTTGTATTCGGGCGCTGACCGCGTCCGTTTTTTGTTTTCCCGCCGTCCGGCGGGTTTTTGTTTGAGAGCCGCTTTCCGATCCGTTGAGCACTCGCAGCCTGTGCTCACGTTTCGAAAAGGAGGGGATTTCCGGCCCGGGATGATAAAAATAAAAGCGGCATGCTTGTATCTGTCTAACGGAAAGGGTAAGATGATGAAAGAGGTGAGAAGCAAATGGAACGGTTGCAAAAAGTGATTGCCCGCGCCGGCATCGCGTCAAGGCGCAAGGCGGAAGAAATGATTTTGCAAGGGCGGGTGAAAGTCAACGGCCGCGTCGTCACCGAACTCGGCGTCAAAGTCGGGCCGAGCGACGATGTGGAAGTCGACGGCATCCCGGTCGAGCGCGAGGAGCCGGCATATTATTTGCTCTACAAGCCGCGCGGCGTCATCTCGAGCGTCAAAGATGAGAAAGGGCGCAAAGTGGTGACCGACTTTTTTAAAGATCTCCACCAGCGCATTTACCCGGTCGGGCGGCTTGACTACGATACGTCCGGCCTGCTCTTGTTGACGAATGACGGCGATTTCGCCCATTTGCTGATGCATCCGCGCTATGAGATCGAGAAGGTGTACGTCGCTAAAGTGAAAGGCATCCCGACGCGCGAGCAGCTGAAACAGCTCGAGAAAGGGGTGCTGTTGGAAGACGGCATGACGGCGCCAGCGAAAGTGAAACTGCTCTCGGCTGACCGGAAAAAGCGGACGGCCATTGTCGAAATCCGCATTCATGAAGGGCGCAATCGGCAAGTGCGCCGCATGTTTGAGGCGATCGGCTGCGAAGTGCTGAAACTGAAGCGGGAGCGGTACGCGTTTCTCGATTTGAAAGGGCTTCGCCCCGGCGAATACCGCGAGCTGTCGCCGCATGAAGTGAAGCTGCTGCGCGCGATCGCCCAGTCCGGAGGGAAAAAATAGCGACGAACTTTGTCACATAACGTTCATATTCCTTGTGCATAGGGCGGAACGAAACTTTGCTATAATGGAAAATGGGAGATTATGAACTGCCACGTCGGCCCCTGCGGCATCGGCCGCAGGGGGATGAGAAATTGAAGGGGTTTGAGCGATGAAAAAACAACAGCGCTTAGTGATGAGAACGGCTATTTTGCTCTTGCTGCTGGCCGCGCTCGGCTATACGATTTACGCCAACTTTTTCACAGAGAAAGCGGCGGTCGCTGTCGGCTCAACAGCGCCCGATTTTGTGCTCGCTGACTTAAAAGGGCGTGAACATCGTCTTTCAGACTATCGCGGCAAAGGCGTCTTCTTAAACTTTTGGGGAACGTGGTGCAAGCCGTGTGAACGGGAAATGCCGTACATGAACGAACTGTATCCGGTTTATAAAAAGCAGGGGGTTGAAATTTTAGCCGTCAATGTCGGTGAACCGAAGCTGAGCGTCGAAAAGTTTGCCGAACGCTTCGGCTTAACGTTTCCGATTGTCATCGACCGCCAGGATCAAGTGCTGAACGCGTATAACGTCGGGCCGCTGCCGACGACGTTTTTGATCGACAAAAACGGCGAAGTGAAAAAAATCATTACCGGCACGATGACAAAAGAAGGTATCAAGCAGCACCTAGAAAGCATCAAACCGTGAGGAGTTTTGCGCCATGGAACACGTCAAATGCGAATGCGGACACGTCAACCCGCACGGCACAGCGTTTTGCGAGTCGTGCGGCAAGCCGCTTGAGGAGCAGGGAGAGAAGCCGCTTTTAGATATGCGCTACGAAGGGAGCGCACGACGGTCACAAACGTACAACCGAACGATCGTCGACCAAATTTGGGCGTTTTTCTCCTCGGTCAAAGTCGGGGTAGCGCTCATCGTCATCACGCTCATCGCCTCGGCCGTCGGCACGATTTTTCCGCAAGAAATGTATATCCCGCCGAACGTGAATCCGGCTGAATACTACGAAGAGCAGTACGGTTGGGCGGGAAAGCTCTATTACGAGCTCGGTTTTAACAATTTGTACGGCTCGTGGTGGTACATGCTGCTCATCGCTTCAATCGGCGTTTCCCTTGTCATTTGCAGCTTGGACCGCGTCGTGCCGCTTTACCGCGCCTTGAAGCGGCAAGGAGTGAAGCGCCATCCGCACTTTTTGGAGCGGCAGCGGCTGTTTGGCGTCTCGCGCGTCGGCGATATGGACAAGGCGGTCGCTCTGCTGAAAGAGCGGCTCGCCAAGCAGCGCTACCACATCCGCGAAGAAGGCGGCCATCTGCTCGCCGAAAAAGGGCGCTTTTCCCGCTGGGGGCCGTATGTGAACCATGTTGGCCTGATCATCTTCTTAATCGGGGCCATGCTCCGCTCGGTGCCGGGCATGTACATTGATGAGGTGATGTGGATTCGCGAAGGGGAAACGAAAGAAATCCCGGGGACTGACGGCCAATACTTTTTAAAAAGCGAAAAGTTTATTTTTGATACGTACAAAAAAGGCGAAGACAATGAAGTGTTTAATGCCGCCATCGACCGCGTCGGCGATGGCATGATTGCGGAAAACTATCAGACGAATGTCGTCTTGTATAAGCGCGTCGGCCCGACAGTCGCCGGCGCCAAGCCGAAGCTCGAAAAGGTGAAAGAATATCCGATTCGCGTCAACGAACCGCTGAAATTCAACCACTACGCGCTCTATCAAGTTGATTTCCGGCTGAACGAGCCGAAAACGATGTCGTTCCAACTGGCGGATAAACAGTCGGGCAAAACGTTCGGCACGGTAGCGATCGACTTGTACGATCCAAAAGAAACGTACGACCTCGGGCGGGGGTATCGCGTTGAGCTATTAAGCTATTTTCCTGACTTTGAGTTTGACGAAGACGGCAACCCGTCGACGAAATCGCGCGTGCCAAACAATCCGGCGTTCGTCTTTAAAATGTATGCGCCGGATCGGCCGGAAGGGGAAGTCAGTTTCGTCGCCATCCAACAAACGATCGAACCGTTTGGCGACAACAAATATAAAATGGCGTTTGCGGGGCTTGAGACGCGCAACGTCTCTGGCTTGACCGTCCGCCGCGATTTCACGCTTTGGATTTTAGGGGTGGGCGGCGCGATTTTCATGATCGGGCTCATCCAAGGAATGTATTGGAACCACCGCCGCGTTTGGGTGCAGCGGGTGAACGGCGAATTATGGATCGCCGCACATACGAATAAAAACTGGTTCGGCTTGAAAAACGAGCTGCGCCGCCTGCTTGACGGCACCGGCGTCGCGATGCCGGCCGATCGGCTCGAAGAAGGAAAACAAGCCGGACAGGGAGGGCAAGCGCATGGCACAGCTTAGCAGCACATTGCTATATATTTCGTTCGTTTTATATTTGATCGGCACGTTTCTTTTTGGCGGCGCCATTCGCGATAAACGGAAGGAGCGGCAAGGAAAAGACCGCTGGTCGCAGCTTGGCATTGCCGTGACGATCATCGGCTTTCTTACTCAAGTCGGTTATTTTGTGACGCGCTGGATGGCTGCTGGGCACGCCCCGGTGAGCAACTTGTTCGAGTTTACGACGTTTTTCGGCATGATGCTTGTGGCCGCTTTCATCATTGTGTATTTCATTTACCGATTGAGCGTGCTCGGCTTGTTTGCGCTGCCGGTCGCGTTGCTCATTATCGCCTATGCGAGCATGTTTCCGCGCGAAATTTCGCCGCTCATTCCCGCCTTGCAAAGCGACTGGCTGCACATTCACGTCACGACTGCGGCGGCCGGGGAGGCGATTTTGGCCATCAGCTTTGTCGCCGGGCTCATTTATTTGATCCGTGTCGTCGACCAGTCGAAACCGTCGAAGCGCACGTTTTGGCTCGAAGCCGTCATGTTTTGCCTAGTAACCACGCTCGGTTTCGTCATCGTTTCGACAGCGTTCGGGCTTTCCGGGTATGAGGCGAAATTTTCGTGGATTGACAAGAACGATCAACCGGCGGAAGTCGAGTACCATATGCCGGCGCTCGTCGGGCCGCATGAGGGCGAGCTCGCCAAAGACAGCGCCGGCCGCATGGAGCCGCTTGTTGAGATGCCGGCGATCATTAACGCGAAAAAGTTGAATACCGTCA is part of the Geobacillus sp. 46C-IIa genome and encodes:
- a CDS encoding D-alanyl-D-alanine carboxypeptidase family protein, with translation MKRWKRLVWLIALIAGITFCVPGQLHAMDGVSAKSAILIEQHSGRILFAKDAYTKRRIASITKIMTAILAIESGKLDDTVTISARAVRTEGSSIYLRQGEKIKLRDLVYGLMLRSGNDAAVAIAEHVGGSVEGFVFLMNEKAAEIGMRDTEFANPHGLDDAENHYSTAYDMALLMQYAMKNKEFRRISGTKVYRAPAPPGEDGARVWRNKNKLLTSLYEYCTGGKTGYTKRAHRTLVTTASKDGIELIAVTLDAPDDWNDHIAMYEYGFSNYHIAKVSGERVVKKISDPFYEGRLRAARDLQYPVTEQETGELRVKVYLLEPRDEWKEPPSRAPTAVGKAVLYLNKQAVDAVPLFYEPEKGKSSRGFFWQVFRFLGVRSDG
- a CDS encoding nucleoside recognition domain-containing protein, whose protein sequence is MVNLIWVMMAVIGIAFAAANGTMEEVNKAVFESAKEAVMISIGMISILVFWLGLMAIAERAGLLHKVARLFMPVVRRLFPEVPPGHPALGYIVSNMVANMFGLGNAATPMGIKAMEQLKRLNGGSDEASRSMVTFLAINTSSITLIPATVISIRMTYGSASPGEIIGTTVVASTVSTIGAVLIDRYYYWKRMRKGRKP
- a CDS encoding spore maturation protein, which produces MAIVQLLSVWLIPGLIAFILLYGTVKKVPTYEAFVEGGKEGIEIAFSLIPYLVGMLVSVAIFRASGALEALMAAIKPFAAAIGLPAEVVPLAAIRTISGTAALGMTTDLIATYGPDSFIGRLASTIQGSTETTLYVLTVYFGAVGVKKMGDALKVGVLADILSFIVSFFIVLFVFGR
- a CDS encoding pseudouridine synthase; protein product: MERLQKVIARAGIASRRKAEEMILQGRVKVNGRVVTELGVKVGPSDDVEVDGIPVEREEPAYYLLYKPRGVISSVKDEKGRKVVTDFFKDLHQRIYPVGRLDYDTSGLLLLTNDGDFAHLLMHPRYEIEKVYVAKVKGIPTREQLKQLEKGVLLEDGMTAPAKVKLLSADRKKRTAIVEIRIHEGRNRQVRRMFEAIGCEVLKLKRERYAFLDLKGLRPGEYRELSPHEVKLLRAIAQSGGKK
- the resA gene encoding thiol-disulfide oxidoreductase ResA, with protein sequence MKKQQRLVMRTAILLLLLAALGYTIYANFFTEKAAVAVGSTAPDFVLADLKGREHRLSDYRGKGVFLNFWGTWCKPCEREMPYMNELYPVYKKQGVEILAVNVGEPKLSVEKFAERFGLTFPIVIDRQDQVLNAYNVGPLPTTFLIDKNGEVKKIITGTMTKEGIKQHLESIKP
- a CDS encoding cytochrome c biogenesis protein ResB — encoded protein: MEHVKCECGHVNPHGTAFCESCGKPLEEQGEKPLLDMRYEGSARRSQTYNRTIVDQIWAFFSSVKVGVALIVITLIASAVGTIFPQEMYIPPNVNPAEYYEEQYGWAGKLYYELGFNNLYGSWWYMLLIASIGVSLVICSLDRVVPLYRALKRQGVKRHPHFLERQRLFGVSRVGDMDKAVALLKERLAKQRYHIREEGGHLLAEKGRFSRWGPYVNHVGLIIFLIGAMLRSVPGMYIDEVMWIREGETKEIPGTDGQYFLKSEKFIFDTYKKGEDNEVFNAAIDRVGDGMIAENYQTNVVLYKRVGPTVAGAKPKLEKVKEYPIRVNEPLKFNHYALYQVDFRLNEPKTMSFQLADKQSGKTFGTVAIDLYDPKETYDLGRGYRVELLSYFPDFEFDEDGNPSTKSRVPNNPAFVFKMYAPDRPEGEVSFVAIQQTIEPFGDNKYKMAFAGLETRNVSGLTVRRDFTLWILGVGGAIFMIGLIQGMYWNHRRVWVQRVNGELWIAAHTNKNWFGLKNELRRLLDGTGVAMPADRLEEGKQAGQGGQAHGTA
- the ccsB gene encoding c-type cytochrome biogenesis protein CcsB, with the protein product MAQLSSTLLYISFVLYLIGTFLFGGAIRDKRKERQGKDRWSQLGIAVTIIGFLTQVGYFVTRWMAAGHAPVSNLFEFTTFFGMMLVAAFIIVYFIYRLSVLGLFALPVALLIIAYASMFPREISPLIPALQSDWLHIHVTTAAAGEAILAISFVAGLIYLIRVVDQSKPSKRTFWLEAVMFCLVTTLGFVIVSTAFGLSGYEAKFSWIDKNDQPAEVEYHMPALVGPHEGELAKDSAGRMEPLVEMPAIINAKKLNTVIWSLMAGAVLYIALRLALRKRIAAALQPLVKNVNLDLTDEICYRAVAIGFPVFTLGALIFAMIWAQIAWTRFWGWDPKEVWALITWLFYAAFLHLRLSKGWHGEKSAWLAVIGFAIIMFNLVAVNLVIAGLHSYAGT